The following is a genomic window from Polaribacter atrinae.
GACAACTACTAAGGTATCTAGTGTAATTGTATAGACTAATAATTTAAAAAATAAAGGATTTTTAAATCCGAAGAAAACAGCAATTTCATCATTAAAAAATAACGCCAAAAAAAAGAAGATTAAAGTTGAAATTAACAAACTAATAAAGGATGTAGAAACCACTTTTCCTTTCTCTTTTTCCTTCGAAAAAAAACGAAAGAAAGCCGTTTCCATCCCAAAAGTTAATAGTGCATTTAAATAAGCAGCGTAGACGTAATAATCTGTATTTACTGCATATTTTTCTGCATCTAAAGTAGAGGTATGTAGTTTAACCAAAAAGATGTTAATTGCACGCGGTAAAACAGCGGCAATTCCGTATATTATGGTGTCTTTAAAAAAACGTTTTAAGGAACTCAAAAATTTTAAATTAGCGTTCACAAATATAATAATATGTAAATGCAATCCTTAAAAGATAATAGTTTTATTACTTTTGATATAAAAAACAAGATTCATGATTGAACAGAAAAAAATAGCGGTCTTTGGTGGAGGAAGTTGGGCGACTGCCATTGTAAAAATGTTGTCTGAAAATATGGATACAATTGGCTGGTACATGAGAAATGAACAAGCAATTGAACACATTAAAGAAAACGAACATAACCCTAATTATTTACAGTCTGCAGAATTAAATGCAGAGCAATTAGATTTGTCTAACGACATTAATTATACAGTAGAAAATTATGACGTTCTTATTTTTGCAATTCCATCTGCTTTTTTAACAAGTGAATTAAAAAAATTAACATCCTCTTTAGAGGGAAAAATCATTTTTTCTGCCATTAAAGGTATTGTGCCAGAAACGGGATTAATTATTGGAGAACATTTTAATAGAGAATATAATATTCCTTTAGAAAATATTGGGGTTATTACAGGTCCTTGTCATGCAGAAGAAGTGGCTATGGAACGTTTATCATACTTAACAATTGCCTGTAAAGATGAAATGAAGGCAAAGTTTATAGAAAAATCTATTCAAAGCTGGTACATAAAAACCAAGATTTCAGACGATATTATTGGTACAGAATATGCAGCCATGTTAAAAAATATTTATGCAGTTGCAGCAGGTATTGCACATGGTTTGGGGTATGGAGATAATTTTCAGGCAGTTCTAATGAGTAACGCAATTAGAGAGATGAAAAGCTTTATAAAAAAGGTGCATAAAATGAAACGTAACATTAACAATTCTGCCTATTTGGGAGATTTATTAGTTACTGGGTATTCTCTTTTTAGTAGAAATAGACAATTTGGAAACATGGTTGGTAAAGGTTATACGGTTAAATCTGCACAAATGGAAATGAGCATGATTGCAGAGGGATACTACGCTACTAAAAGTGCCTTTAAAATGAAAGAAGAAAACGGTGCAAACACACCTATTATAGATACTGTTTATAATATTTTATATGCAAATAAAAACCCTAAAAAAGAATTTCAAAAATTGACTGATAAATTAGATTAAATGTTTAATTTTGAACATTCAAGTAATATATTAAACAATTACAATGAAAACAATACAAGAAGTTGTAGAAAGCACCATTAGAAAAACACCTTTTATAGAAGAGGCTTTAAATGAAAAGTTGATAAATGTTTCTTCTTTGGCAAGAATTATTCTACCCGAAGTTTCTACTGCATTAAAGAAAGAAGTAAAGGTTGGTGCAGTTATGATGGCTATTAATAGACTTTCTCCTGCTAGCGAATTACGTATTAGAAAGAATATTAAAAAATTAGCTTTAGATTTAGGTGATGTAATTGTACGCTCTGATTTGTGCGATTTCACTTTTAAAAATACAACTTCGTTATTAAAAGAAATTGCAAAAATTTTAATGAAATCATCAGAAAGTTCTGATTATTTTTTAACCGTTTCTCAAGGTATTTTTGAAACTAATATTGTTACTAGTAAAAATTTAGAACCTTTTGTAAATGAGATTTTCGAAAAAGAAGCACTTATTTCTAATGTTTTAGATTTGGCGTCTATTACAATTAAACTTCCTAAAGAAAACCAAGAACAGTCTGGTATTTATTATTTTATTTTAAAACAATTGGCTTGGGCAGATATTCCGTTACAAGAAATTATTTCTACTACAAATGAAATGACAATTGTGGTAAAAGAAGAAGATATTAACCAAACTTTTGCCATTTTAATGGATATGAAATTGAGTTAAAATGACAAAGCAAGATCCTTATGCAGCATTAAGAATTAAGGAATTCAATATCTTTTTATTTGTTAGATTTCTGCTAGTTTTTGGTTGGTCTATGCAATTTATTGTAATTGAATGGCAAGTATATTCAATTACAAAAGATCCCTTATCTCTAGGTATAATAGGCTTAATGGAAATTATTCCGGCATTTACAATGGCTTTATTTGCAGGTCATATTGTAGATCAAAATGAAAAAAGAAACTTATTTGCTATTTGTATTGCAGCTTT
Proteins encoded in this region:
- a CDS encoding NAD(P)H-dependent glycerol-3-phosphate dehydrogenase; this encodes MIEQKKIAVFGGGSWATAIVKMLSENMDTIGWYMRNEQAIEHIKENEHNPNYLQSAELNAEQLDLSNDINYTVENYDVLIFAIPSAFLTSELKKLTSSLEGKIIFSAIKGIVPETGLIIGEHFNREYNIPLENIGVITGPCHAEEVAMERLSYLTIACKDEMKAKFIEKSIQSWYIKTKISDDIIGTEYAAMLKNIYAVAAGIAHGLGYGDNFQAVLMSNAIREMKSFIKKVHKMKRNINNSAYLGDLLVTGYSLFSRNRQFGNMVGKGYTVKSAQMEMSMIAEGYYATKSAFKMKEENGANTPIIDTVYNILYANKNPKKEFQKLTDKLD